The Bos taurus isolate L1 Dominette 01449 registration number 42190680 breed Hereford chromosome 18, ARS-UCD2.0, whole genome shotgun sequence nucleotide sequence catcactgctgacaaaggtccatctagtcaaagctatggtttttccagtagtcatgtacagatgtgagagttggaccatacagaaggccgagtaccaaagaattgaggcttttgattgtagtgctggagaagattcttcagaatctcttgggctgcaaggagatccaatcagtccatcctaaaggaaatcatttctgaatatttattggaggaactgatgccgAAAAcataagctccaatactttggccacctgatgagaagaatggactcattggaaaagaccctgatgttgagaaagactgagggcaggaggagaaggggacgacagaggatgagatggttggacggcatcgttgactcaatggacatgagtttgagcaatctgtgggagatagtgaaggacaggggagcctggagtgctgcagtccatggggttgcaaagaatcagacatgactgagcaactgaaccacaacaacagctgacaaacagcattgtaaaagtTTAAGATGATTTGATAGACATGGATATTGTGAGATGATGGTCACAGTAAGAAAATATCCATCAGCAGGTGTCCAATTCAGCGGCACTTAGTACATTCCCAGTGCTGTGTAACCACCACCCCCATCCAGTACCAAACGTTTCCATTACAGCAAAAGGAAACCCTGTACCCACTGAGCAGTCACTGTCCATCTGTCCACAGCCACCAACCACCAACCACCAGCCCTGGGCAACCactcatctgctttctgtctctatggatttagtTATTGATTTCTCTAGCCTCACTGCAATGCATGGGGaactcccagaccagggattgaacctatgctccctgtagtggaagctcagagtcttaaccaatggattGCTAGGGGAGTGCTGGATTTAGTTATTTTGTTgtctcattttccatttttcccacAGGACTCCTGGCTCTGAGAGTTTATGAGTCAACCCTGATTTACAAAGTGTTCACAGGCTTGAACATTTTGGTCCTCAGCTTCATCATCCTCTCTGGCTTCATTAAGGGAGACTTGCACAACTGGAAGCTCACGGAACAGGACTACACATTGGCTGCAGCTGGATCTGGTGATGCCTACAGGTTAGGAGGGCACCCTTGGTTGTattaatgcatgtgtgtgtggtgtgcagaGTTGGGAATATGCTGGGGACTAATGAGACCTGGTGTGATTGTCCAAGCGTGGTCCTGGAGCCCAGGACCTGTGGTACTAAGGGAGGAGCCCAGTAGAGATGGCTGAACACAGCTCACCCACATTCTTCCTCTTTGCTTCTCTCACCATAGCTTGGGCCTTCTGGGTTCTGGAGGGTTTGTGCCTTTTGGctttgatggaattctccagggagcaGCTACATGTTTCTACGCATTTGTTGGTTTTGCTGGCATTGTCAATGCAGGTAACATGGGCATCGTGTGTCCCATTGGGGTTTGGGAACAGAATGGGCTGCCCTTGGACACAGGGGTGGGTAGAAGGTTAGGTTGCTTTTGAAGTTTGAAGAGTAAAGTGAGTTTGGTGTTTACTGACCCAATACCTTCTCCAGAAGGGAGAAAAGCCAGCAATCCTCAGTGGTCCATGCCCTTGGCTGTCATGATCTCCCTCTTCATCTGCTTTTTGGTGTGTTTTGGTGTCTCGGCGGCCCTCACCCTCATGGTGCCCTACTACCTGATTCAGCTTGAGAGCCCCTTGCTGCAGCCTTTCATCTATGTTGGGTGGAACTCTGCCAAATATGTCATGGCTGTTGGCACCCTCTCCATTCTTTTATACAGGTCAGTGTCATGGTTTTCTCCTCACCTACTGTCAGATGCTCGGGTATCCCCGGCCCTTGGGACtgagagatgagagagaaagacatCTTGCCCCATGTAGACCAGGGAGCAAAAGCCCCGGTCTCTCCTGCTTCTGCACCTTCTCACACattcccattttctcttccagcctTCTGAGTATCATGTTTATCATGTCTCAGTTGACCTATGCAATGGCAGAGGATGGGCTCCTTTTCCGGGGACTTGCCTGGATCCCTGCCCACACCGATGCCCACACCATCATTATCCGCACCACCTATGCCCGCATCATTGTCCACACCGTTGCCCCCACAGGAACCCCCATCATGGCCATCTTGGTTCCTGGAACTCTTGCAGGTGAATAAACAAAACTCACCCTTTTAAAATCATACTTCTTAACTTGCATATTTCCAGTGGTTTCTAACTCTCCCCCCACCGTCTTTGCTCCCTCATCCCAGCGGTCATGGCGTTACTCTTCGACTTCACTGACCTGGTGGACCTCATGTCATTTCAGTCCCTGCTCGCTCACTCCCTGGTGACATTTTCTGTCCTTGTCCTCAGGTGAGACCCCATGACACCTTGACTGGGGGGGGGGCGGTCTTTGACTTGTAAGGGTTGATGGGGAGGGAATCATCTTCTACCTTCATGCTGCCTCCTCAACATTCTGTACCATTGATTGGGGAAAGAGAGGCATTAGGCAGACTGATGTTGGATCAGCAGTAGGGGCTGTTACTAATATTGCCTTAGTATTTCAAATTCAGGTATCAACCAGCCCAGAACGGAAGcaagaaggagaaaacagaggaggaaactgagacaaagCCTGAAGTTGAAGGAGGTCCTTTGGAATCTGAACCTGAAGCAGGAACCTCAAACATTCTACAGAGTCTGTGGTTCCCTCCCAGCACCATCCCCACCCGGAAATCTGGCCAGATTGTCTATGGATGTGCCTCCCTTGGTGAGCAGTGGTGATTTCTCTTTGGTCATATTTTGAAATTGACAGGATGGTACTGGAGTGTGTATTTTGTCAGTTGGAGATATGATGGAGATCTTGGAGATATGATGGCTCTTTCTGATGTGGGCATCCTGGGGAGGGATGTGACCCAAGGCCCTGACATCTTCGTCTTTTGAGTCCAGCCTGTTCTCCACCTTGACCCTTACAGTTCTTCTGCTGATAATCCTGAGCCTGATCCTGTACCGTTGGTCCAGCCAGGTGTTCTCTGGAGACCCCGTGCTCACAACagtggctgtgctgctgctgctgctcatcaCTGGGGTCACGGTCATCATCTGGAGGCAGCCCCAGAACCCCAGTACTCTTCCGTTCAGGGTAGGTGACCTCATGTGCCCAAAGTGTCCACCTCGAGTGAAGGAAGTCTGCGTGCTTTAGGTCTAAACATCCTTTGCTGGACAGGCAATGAGGGGATTTGCTGAAACCAATGAACTCTTCGCTGATCCACCCTCAGTGCTTTACAAACTCAGTCTCACTAAGCACTGAGCACACAGTCTGAGTAGAACTGGAGTTTTCCTGCCCACAAGGGGTAGGGTCTCCCTTTCAGACATCTGGGGTGTGTTCAGGAATGAACTGACTTTGCTCACAGGTCCCTGCTTTGCCTGCCCTCTTCCTGGTGAGCACCTTTATGAATGTTTACTTAATGATTCAGATGACCACTCGGACCTGGGCCCAATTTGGCATCTGGATGGCGATTGGTGAGTGGTTTTCTGGGCTACAGAGGCCTCTTGAGTGACGGAGTCCATTATTCTTCTTACTACCTCTCTCCTAAACTGTGTCAGACACCATGATAGGAGCCTTATTGGGCATCTGTAAGTGAGGAGGGCACCTACTTTCCCTTCTCACTGTCTCATTTCCCTACTAGGATTTGCCATATACTTTGGATATGGGATCCAACACAGCCTGGGAGAGAACAATGATCAACAGCCAGCAGCCTCCACTTTTCAGACTTAACAGAAACATCCCTAGTCATGAATTGTCTTAACTAGAGGACATAGATGCTGTGTGGAATCCCTCCATGcactggaagatctgctggttcGAGGGGCACTGTGAGCCTCTATGGTCGTGAAGGTGGAATGCATTTACAGCCGTGTATTTATTGCTAGTGGACAAAGTGACTTTAATGCTGTAAATGCTGATGGAAACATTGAAAAGCATAATACACATCCAGAAAAGTgaattttcatgaaaaatgtacaaaaatgtaAGCAGAAAccagaggaagaaataaagtatTAAACTTGAACATAAGCACGGCCTCCTTGTGCCTGTTTCCAGTGGAAAACACATAAACTGTCACATGGAAGGAAACACAGGAGCCATATATTGTGACaagaaagtcaaagtcgctcagtcgtttccgactctttgtgaccccatggactatatagtccatggaactctccaggccagaatactggagtgatcagcctttcccttctccaggggatcttcccaactcagggatggaacctaggtctcccacactacaggcggattctttactagttgaggctaccgggaagcccaagatactagagtgggtagcctatcccttctccagcagatcttcctgagccaggttgaaccagggtctcctgcttgcaggcagattctttaccaactagctaccagggaagcccatattatgaCAAGAGTTGCACTTTAGCGGGCTttcctggtcgtccagtggttaagacctggcCTTCCTATGCAGGGGGTGcccgtttgatccctggttgtggaactaatcccacatgcctcatggccaaaaaaccagaacacaaTAATGGAAGCAATAAAGActctaaaaatggtccacataaaaaatatatatattaaaaacaaaagaaaaagagttacACTTAGGGTATTCAATGGAGGTCTAGGAGTTAGGTCCGCACTTTCATGCCTTGGCCAGGTTCAGTCCCCAgtcgggaactaagattctaaaAACTGTGCAACGTgaccaaaaaataagaaaaagagattaaaaatgaatttaaaagaaagaatttcactttaaaaaaattgaaaatctaaTCAGCTTTATTTAATGTCATGACTTTAAACATATTCtcatactgctttttttttttctgacagagCTTATAAAGtccatattttttttcaatatatatattttatgtgaccatttttaagtctttattgcttccattttgtgtttggttttggccatgaggcatgtgggatcttagttccacaaccagggatcaaagggCACCCCCTGCATAGGAAGGCCAGGTCTTAACCACTGATGACCAGGAAAACCCCTAAAGTGCAACTCTTGtcataatatgggcttccctgatagctcagttggtaaagaatctgcctgcaagcaggagaccctgttcgacctggctcaggaagatctgctggagaagggataggctacccactctaagtatcttgggcttccctggtagctcagctggtaaagaaccgcctgtaATGTGGAGACCTGAGGTTTccatcctgagttgggaagattccctggagaagggaaaggctgatcactccagtattctggctggagagttccatggactgtatagtccatggggtcacaaagagtcggaaacgactgagcgactttgactttcttGTCACAATATATGGCTACCTGTGTTTCCTCCATTGACAGTTTATGTGTTTTCACTGGAAACAGGCACAAGGAGGCCGTGCTTATGTtcaagttaatattttatttcttcctctggtTCTGGTTACATTTTTGTACATTTTCATGAAAATTCACTTTTCTGGATGTGTATTATGCTTTTCAATGTTTCCATCAGCATTTACAGCATTAAAGTCACTTTGTCCACTAGCAATAAATACACGGCTGTAAATGCATCCACCTTCACGACCATAGAGGCTCACAGTGCCCCTCgaccagcagatcttccagtgCATGGAGGGATTTCCACACAGCATCTATGTCCTCTAGTTAAGACAATTCATGACTAGGGATGTTTCTGTTAAGTCTGAGAAGTGGAGGCTGCTGGCTGTTGATCATTGTTCTCCCCAGGCTGTGTTGGATCCCATATCCAAAGTATATGGCAAATCCTAGTAGGGAAATGAGACAGTGAGAAGGGAAAGTAGGTGCTCTCCTCACTTACAGATGCCAATAGGGCTCCTATCATGGTGTCTGACACAGTTTAGGAGAGAGGTAGTAAGAAAATAATGGACTCCGTCACTCAGAGGCCTCTGTAGCCCAGAAAACCACTCACCAATCGCCATCCAGATGCCAAATTGGGCCCAGGTCCGAGTGGTCATCTGAATCATTAAGTAAACATTCATAAAGGTGCTCACCAGGAAGAGGGCAGGCAAAGCAGGGACCTGTGAGCAAAGTCAGTTCATTCCTGAACACACCCCAGATGTCTGAAAGGGAGACCCTACCCTTGTGGGCAGGAAAACTCCAGTTCTACTCAGACTGTGTGCTCAGTGCTTAGTGAGACTGAGTTTGTAAAGCACTGAGTGTGGATCAGGGAACAGTCCATTGGTTTCAGCAAATCCCCTCATTGCCTGTCCAGCAAAGGATGTTTAGACCTAAAGCACGCAGACCTCCTTCACTCGAGGTGGACACTTTGGGCACATGAGGTCACCTACCCTGAACGGAAGAGTACTGGGGTTGGGGCTGCCTCCAGATGATGACCGTGACCCCAGtgatgagcagcagcagcagcacagccactGTTGTGAGCACGGGGTCTCCAGAGAACACCTGGCTGGACAACGGTACAGGATCAGGCTCAGGATTATCAGCAGAAGAACTGTAAGGGTCAAGGTGGAGAACAGGCTGGACTCAAAAGACGAAGAGATGTAGGGCCTTAGGTCACATCCCTCCCCAGGATGCCCACATCAGAAAGAGCCATCATATCTCCAAGACTCCTCAACTGACAAAATACACACTCCAGTACCATCCTGTCAATTTCAGAATATGACCAAAGagaaatcccactgctcaccAACCAGGGAGGCACATCCATAGACAATCTGCCCAGATTTCCGGGTGGGGATGGTGCTGGGAGGGAACCACAGACTCTGTAGAATGTTTGAGGTTCCTGCTTCAGGTTCAGATTCCAAAGGACCTCCTTCAACTTCAGGCTtcgtctcagtttcctcctctgttttctccttcttgCTTCCGTTCTGGGCTGGTTGATACCtgaatttgaaatattaaagGCAATATTAGTAACAGCCCCTACTGCTGATCCAACATCAGTCTGTCTAATGCCTCTCTTTCCCCAATCAATGGTACAGGACGTTGAGGAGGCAGCATGAAGTAGAAGATGATCCCTCCCCATCAACCCTACAAGTCAAAGACCGCCCCCCCAGTCAAGGTGTCATGGGGTCTCACCTGAGGACAAGGACAGAAAATGTCACCTGGGAGTAGCGAGCAGGGACTGAAATGACATGAGGTCCCACTAGGTCAGTGAAGTCGAAGAGTAACACCATGACCGCTGGGATGAGGAGCAAAGACGGTGGGGGAAGAGTTAGAAACCACTGGAAATACACAAGTTAAGAAGTATGATTTTAAAAGGGTGAGTTTTGTTTATTCACCTGCAAGAGTTCCAGGAACCAAGACGGCCATGATGGGGTTCCTGTGGGGGCAACGGTGTGGAACATGATGCGGGCATAGGTGGTGCGGATAATGATGGTGTGGGCAATCGGTGTGGGACAGGGATCCAGGCAAGTCCCCGGAAAAGGAGCCCATCCTCTGCCATTGCATAGGTCAACTGAGACATGATAAACATGATACTCAGAaggctggaagagaaaatgggaatGTGTGAGAAGGTGCAGAAGCAAGAGGGACCAGGGCTTTTGCTCCCTGGTCTACCTGGGGCAAGatgtctttctctctcatctctcaGTCCCAAGGGCCGGGGATACCCGAGCATCTGACAGTAGGTGAGGAGAAAACCATGACACTGACCTGTATAAAAGAATGGAGAGGGTGCCAACAGCCATGACATATTTGGCAGAGTTCCACCCAACATAGATGAAAGCCTTGCGGCAAGGGGCTTCTCAAGCTGAATCAGGTAGTAGGGCACCATGAGGGTGAGGGCCGCCGAGACACccaaaacacaccaaaaaagcAGATGAAGAAGGAGATCACGACAGCCAAGGGCATGGACCACTGAGGATTGCTGGCTTTTCTCCCTTCCGGAGAAGTATTGGGTCAGTAAACACCAAACTCACTTTACTCTTCCACCTTCAAAAGCAACCTAACCTTCTACCCACCCCTGTGTCCAAGGGCAGCCCATTCTGTTCCCAAACCCCGATGGGACACACGATGCCCATGTTACTGCATTGACAATGCCAGCAAAACCAACAAATGCGTAGAAACATGTAGCtgctccctggagaattccatcaaagCAAAAGGCACAAACCCT carries:
- the LOC112442412 gene encoding LOW QUALITY PROTEIN: cationic amino acid transporter 3-like (The sequence of the model RefSeq protein was modified relative to this genomic sequence to represent the inferred CDS: inserted 2 bases in 1 codon; substituted 1 base at 1 genomic stop codon), whose translation is MSTMLGQYLRQFGQKLVRRKPQFREEPESSETPPPNTLDLVVIGLDNMLGAGIYILIGGVAKYVAGPAIILFLLVAGLTTLLSGLCYVELAAGVEKPGTVYFISYVTMGQLYAFITGWNLLLYLITAIACIAQAWSSIFDSLIGNHISEALEGTFSLQMSYFLASFPDFLALGLVLLLTGLLALRVYESTLIYKVFTGLNILVLSFIILSGFIKGDLHNWKLTEQDYTLAAAGSGDAYSLGLLGSGGFVPFGFDGILQGAATCFYAFVGFAGIVNAGRKASNPQWSMPLAVMISLFICFLVCFGVSAALTLMVPYYLIQLESPLLQPFIYVGWNSAKYVMAVGTLSILLYSLLSIMFIMSQLTYAMAEDGLLFRGLAWIPAHTDAHTIIIRTTYARIIVHTVAPTGTPIMAILVPGTLAAVMALLFDFTDLVDLMSFQSLLAHSLVTFSVLVLRYQPAQNGSKKEKTEEETETKPEVEGGPLESEPEAGTSNILQSLWFPPSTIPTRKSGQIVYGCASLGEQWXFLFVLLLIILSLILYRWSSQVFSGDPVLTTVAVLLLLLITGVTVIIWRQPQNPSTLPFRVPALPALFLVSTFMNVYLMIQMTTRTWAQFGIWMAIGFAIYFGYGIQHSLGENNDQQPAASTFQXLNRNIPSHELS